CCTGACCTCAAAAGCAAATGCACGTTCAGGTGCAATTCTAAGTGCATCAAGAGCGTTCAGGTAGGGGTCAGGGAAAGGCTTTGCCCGTTCACATTCACTTCCAATGACTAGTAGTTCAAGGAAACTGGCAAGGCCCACCATAGAAATCATTAGCTCAGCATTTGGTCTTGGAGCATTAGTAACCGCAGCTCGCTTCAGACCACGATCCTCAATCCATTTGCACAACTTGTCAAGGCCATTAACAGGTTTTAGTTGTTCTGATGCCAATCTACATGTTACAAAAGAATCAAGGACATCATCTGGTGTCAAAATTTTGTACCACACTTGGTTGTGCCATATATACTGGTATTTCAAAGTAAAGATTAATCCATATTTTTGGGTCCTACGAACAGAAAGCAGCCTTGATGATGGTTGTAAATATAGTTGGAAGGTCACATACACAGAATACGGATCATTGAAacaacttaaattctttctttatgTTACAAACTCCTGGAAGTTCCATTAGGACTTCGACATCAGTCTCAAATGGCTCAAATTTCTTAAAGGTCCAGAATATGGTGCTTCACCTACTAGTTTGTGCAAACGCTGTTTAAAGACATTTTTGGTGACATGCAGTGTCTCTTGTTATCTTAGTTGTAAGGATCTAACATAGCAATTCAGTCTAGTTATACCTGCGAAACATCTCCTCCTTATCCTCCATAAATTTCATGGCTCTATCAAAGTCCCAGTCTGGAAAGAGGATGTGACAGAGTTCATCATTATGCATGCCGctaatattttttatgaaaaaatctTCCGTTAGTGGCTGTCCTCCATTGAAACCTACCTGTCATACATTGTTAAAAATTTTCTGAAGAACTTCTGGCAACATTTATTTACTTCCAACTGACAAAGCAAAGCATGGAAAATAAGATTTGTTAAGTTAAATAGAAAAAACAACCTCTTGAAGCATTTCTCTGAAGGCATAGTAGTGGATAGGATCTGAATCGCACAATGTACCATCAATGTCAAACAGTATCGCTTCCAAAGGAGCGACAACAGGGAGAGTACTCTTGCTTCACAAACATGGAAATTTTGTTAGTGCTGCTAAAAATTCGTCTCAAGGATTATGAAACACCTAGATGTAGAACATAGCCAGCACACTACTAGAAGGCATATATTTGTGGTGGATTACTGAGCAACAGGCTAATGCGAAACATGACCTTCTCTACAGAAATTTCTTATTAAGCTAAATGTGATCATAATGCACATATGCAAGGCAGAAAGATGCATAGAAGGAAGGATTGGCTACTGATTCTCCATAAAGTATGTATGAAAGTAGTTTGCTCACTAAAAACTCCTGACAAGTTTTAGTGTTTGTCAAAGGATAAAACAATAGCTTCTGGATGATTTTGCAGCTTTTTGCAAACATTTTTACTTAGTTGATGAATGTCTAGCACAGCCTTTCAAAGTTCTCTCCACATTATTTATCACATCATGAAGTATAAGAAACTGTAAATGTCTCTAAGAATGAAACTCAAAAGCGCCCTTAGCAATGCATATACATTCCAGAGTTTTCTCTAGGAATGATGAATGGTAATCTGTTATTGGTAGAGCATCATTTCAGCATTATTAACATTAAACTTCACAGTATTGGGCAAGTAGAATTCGAATGAAAATCGTAATTGTACTGCAAATGACAGGCGGCACTATGACAAAGGATCAATCTCTTTTGCCTTGCTTGACTATAGTGTACTTTGAATTGCAATCCAacaccccgtttcttttgtttaggAATTTTTTTCCCATACATATTTGTTAATAACCTGATGCAGTTGATTCACATACTTTACCAAGGAGGTGATAGAACCTACGATTTTATGGAATTAGAAAAAGATATCAGATGAAATATAGCGCCAGAAATGGGCCGCAAACAAAACAGGATTTCCTTTTCCTTCGACGAAATTGATCTCTGTATCCAAGTATATCGTATAGATATCTTGGAGGCTCCTATTTGAGACCgcattcaaataaaaaaaaacatcatAAACACTAGTCCAACCATGAATAGCCAATTGCGTTCCTCAAGGACAGAAGAATAGATTAGCAGAAgcgggggaaaaaaaaaagaaaagaaaagaaagaaaagaaagaaagagcatCATCATAATATGCAGTGAATTACCTTTGCACTGGGAATTGGGAAAGCGATTCACTGGGCATCCGAGCCCGCGGAGCAATACTTGTAGTGGGACTCCTGGAAAACCTTTTAGTACTAATGATTCTGCAAAACGGTCTAGCGCATGGGTGGTTGTTGGATGTAGCAGGGGCTGATGAGAAAATACGATTGCCAATCAGACTTGGCATACTCCCAACTGATGAAATGTCCGAAACTCAcccttccttccttcctcttCTTCTGACAGTTTATCTGGGGTTGTGCGTGCTAGACGGTCAGACAGATCCAAGAATTCTGTTAAAGCTAGCTCACACCAGAAATGATTCTAGTGGTTCTTGTAAACGCTATGGTATATTCCATGGCATACTGTTTAAAGAATAGTACAGTGTTTCCCTTCTGGTTTAAAGAAGGGAAAAttgccaatttagtccctaaactttttttttctatcgatttagtccctatacattatttatagccaatttaatccctaaacttatatttcGGTTCCAATCAAGGAGTTTCACGGCGGAGCCACCGCATAATTTCCATCAGCTTCCCAATCGAGCAACCCATAAGGGGTATTTTCGAAACTTCCATTCTGGAGCCTTTACCAAAATTAACCGAAACAAAAGTCCTATGAGAAATACCCACCCAAAAcccaaaatgaaaacaaaaaaatttcttgggCAAAAATTTCTTGCTCAGCTCTCACAGAAGAGGGGTGGTGGCCTTGTGGCTTTCTTTCGAATCTTggaagaatttttgaaaagttctcACTAAAAAATCTGAATGCATCCCATGTTTGTGTTTTATCATCTAAATCTTCTTAATCTTCAGCCAACCAATTGATAGAATAAATGCAAATGAGAATCACAAGTAGGAATACCAGTAACAAAGGGCGGCGCTGCCCTTGATCCGGGCAGAAGAAAGAAGCCCTCAGAGGCTAGAGCACGTACAAGAAACACCCAAGGTGATGCACTTCTTTCAGAAAGCACAAAAACACGCACAACACCCACTAAAATACAACTCTAACACGTTTCACAAAATGGTGGCTTCAGCTTCAATCATCCCATCAAACCCAACCGCCACCGCCAAATTTCCCACCACCTCAACCGCTGCCACCACCTCTCTCTCCCCACCCTCCTCCCTCAAATTCGCCTCAATTTCGCCAAACTATCCCTCCACTAAACCCCTCATTTCCCATTCTGCTCTTCCCCATTTCCAACACAAGCCCCTTTCCGCCATCACTCCCCCCAACGCCTCCACCACTCCTCCTCCCACCGTCACCGCTTCCATTTTTCATGGCATCTGCTACGTTGTCGGCGACAACATAGACACTGACCAAATCATTGCCGCCAAGTATCTTACCCTGGTCCTCTCCAACCCGGAAGAATACAAAAAGCTCAAGTCCTATGCTCTAACCGGACTTCCCTCTTCCTACCAGACCCGTTTTGTTGAACCGGATCAATTCAAATCGAATTACTCCATCGTCATCGGTGGTGACAATTTCGGATGTGGGTCGTCTCGTAAGCACGCCCCGGTGGCGCTAGGCGCGGCAGGAGTGGCAGCGGTGGTGGCGGAATCTTATGCGAGGATTTTCTTCAAGAATTCTGTGGCGACTggagaaatttttttgttttcattttgggTTTTGGGTGGGTATTTCTCATAGGACTTTTGTTTCGGTTAATTTTGGTAAAGGCTCCAGAATGGAAGTTCCGAAAATACCCCTTCTGGGTTGCTCGATTGGGAAGCTGATGGAAATTATGCGGTGGCTCCGCCGTGAAGCTCCTTGATTGGAACCgaaatataagtttagggattaaattggctataaataatgtatagggactaaatcgacagaaaaaaaaagtttaggaaCTAAATTGGCGATTTTCCCTTTAAAGAATAGTCCTAACCATATTAGGGAAGGGCTTTGGAGGAGAACTAGGGGCTCACGATTACATGCTTAATATCCCTACTAACTAAAATGGATATTGAGGATGACATCTTGCTTATGGCTGGCTGGGGAGAGTTAGGACAGTAGACAACAGAGCCCGTTACGAATTGAAAAATATTCTATGTTCAATGATGAAATGTCAGTCTAGAGACAGTAACAAGTCGAGTTGAATTTGAGTTTGAACATATTTGATCCGGTACGAGTTTGACGAGTAATACATTTTTTGGAGGTCGAACTTACAAAATGCTCAAAAAGTTTATCAAAAAGGGACTGGATTTATCAAAAAGAGTGGAATTTATGGATAGGGACTGGTTTGATTAGAGAAGCTGAATGAGAATAAAGTCATAAACTCTCAGCCATTTATATTTGAGGCCTGCAATTGATAGCAGTGTCTTGACAATCATTGGCCCTCCCAAGTGACcgaaaaagaaaccaaaaaaaaactgTCTTGCGGCCGTGTGATGTTATGAAACCTTTACTGGAAGACCATCCCAGGCATGGCCTGTAATTGCCTTCGACCTCTTAACAGATTgttaaaatgagaaaaattaCAAGCTCAACTGCTCGTAACATTTTCATATGAGCTTGAGTTTTATCCAGAAAGCCACATGATGAAAAAGCTTAAATTTGGACCGAGTACAACAATTGTGTACAGTCACCACATACATTGAAAAAGTACTTGGGGAACACTTCCTTGCTCAAAACCAGCTCAGGAGAGAAAAAAATTGACGAAAATATAGCCAAGTAACTGGCAGTCAAGTTCAACATGTTTATTCGAGTGTGCAACCTTTTAGCAGCCCAGATTCCTGTCAAGCTCTTTCAAAGCCCCCCACAAGTTCGTGTCTTCAAAATCTGTGACAACCAAAGTAGCTCCTGCCGCTTTCAATAGTTTTTCTGGGTTTCTTGAAGCTATAGCTACCACTGGCATCCCTGCTGCAACCCCCGCTTTCACTCCAGATGCAGAATCCTGCGAAGGAACACAGAAAAAATATCAGACTTGTTCAAGATTGCCGTTCAAAAGTATCCGAGGAGAACATAATTGATCTTATGAACCAAGTGGTTGAGAGCAATCCTAAGCCTAACCTCAACCACAAAAGCGTGTTCTCGGGCAACTTTAAGATGTTCAAGAGCCTTCAAGTAGGGGTCAGGAAAAGGTTTTGCTCGATCACACTCACTTCCGAGGACTATGAGTTTGAAGAAATCGTCAAGACCTAACATTGATATTATTAGCTCAGCAGATTCTTTTGGAGCATTAGTGACTGCAGCTCGCTTCAGACCACGTTCTTCAATCCATTTGCATAACTTGTCAAGACCATTAACTGGTTTCAATTGTTCTGGTGCCAACCTGTGTGTTGCCAGCAAATTGTGCTTATCATGGATTCTTGTATATTGTACTT
This portion of the Coffea arabica cultivar ET-39 chromosome 2e, Coffea Arabica ET-39 HiFi, whole genome shotgun sequence genome encodes:
- the LOC113732061 gene encoding haloacid dehalogenase-like hydrolase domain-containing protein Sgpp, with the protein product MPSLIGNRIFSSAPATSNNHPCARPFCRIISTKRFSRSPTTSIAPRARMPSESLSQFPVQSKSTLPVVAPLEAILFDIDGTLCDSDPIHYYAFREMLQEVGFNGGQPLTEDFFIKNISGMHNDELCHILFPDWDFDRAMKFMEDKEEMFRRLASEQLKPVNGLDKLCKWIEDRGLKRAAVTNAPRPNAELMISMVGLASFLELLVIGSECERAKPFPDPYLNALDALRIAPERAFAFEDSVSGTRAGVSAGMPVVGVATRNPRKLLIEAGATFVINDFQDPKLWGALEGLDRN